In Methanobacterium petrolearium, one genomic interval encodes:
- a CDS encoding MOSC domain-containing protein, protein MPQYGKIIAVCTSPQKQTKKTNVKIGILKKNHGLMGDAHCSAETHRHISLLAQESIQKMRNMGLDVKPGDFAKNLTTTNIDLTSLTIETHLKVGKEVILIVSQIGKKCHNRCAIYQEAGDCIMPREGIFTKVLKGGKVKVGDEINII, encoded by the coding sequence ATGCCTCAATACGGGAAAATAATCGCTGTTTGTACCAGTCCTCAAAAACAGACGAAAAAAACCAATGTAAAAATAGGAATCCTAAAAAAGAACCATGGTTTGATGGGAGACGCTCACTGCTCTGCAGAAACTCATCGCCATATCAGTCTTTTAGCCCAAGAAAGCATTCAAAAAATGCGTAACATGGGACTGGATGTAAAACCTGGAGATTTTGCTAAAAATTTAACAACCACAAACATTGATTTAACATCACTGACCATTGAAACCCACCTAAAAGTTGGGAAAGAGGTTATACTGATTGTTTCCCAAATAGGTAAAAAGTGCCACAACCGCTGCGCTATTTATCAAGAAGCCGGAGACTGTATAATGCCCAGGGAAGGTATTTTTACTAAGGTGTTGAAAGGTGGAAAAGTCAAAGTAGGGGATGAAATTAATATTATTTAA
- a CDS encoding sulfide-dependent adenosine diphosphate thiazole synthase, with the protein MGIFSKISEKNVTKAIVSEFTEEFIDYIESDVIVIGAGPSGLIAAKRLAENGVKTLLIESNNYLGGGFWIGGYLMNKITIREPGERILYEIGVPYKKFEDGLYVADGPHACSKLIGSALDSGAKVINMTQFHDVVIRDGKVAGVVINWTPVSALPRAITCVDPVALESKIVIDATGHDAVVVKSLEERGLVDAEGFQGMWVEKSEDTIVENTKEVYPGLLVTGMAVATTYGSPRMGPTFGGMLLSGERVAEVAMEKLKTDRTIGKQEKCEIKGLNKDKMA; encoded by the coding sequence ATGGGAATATTTTCAAAAATTTCAGAAAAAAATGTGACTAAAGCCATTGTATCTGAATTCACAGAAGAATTCATTGATTACATTGAAAGTGATGTTATCGTCATTGGAGCAGGGCCAAGTGGATTAATAGCTGCTAAAAGACTAGCAGAAAATGGTGTGAAAACGCTTTTGATAGAGAGTAATAATTATTTGGGGGGAGGATTTTGGATCGGAGGGTACTTGATGAACAAAATAACCATCAGAGAACCTGGAGAAAGGATCCTATATGAAATAGGAGTTCCCTACAAAAAATTCGAAGACGGACTGTATGTTGCCGACGGACCACACGCCTGTTCTAAACTTATAGGAAGTGCGCTGGACTCTGGTGCCAAAGTAATAAACATGACCCAATTTCATGATGTGGTTATCCGCGATGGTAAAGTTGCTGGAGTTGTAATAAATTGGACACCAGTATCTGCACTTCCCCGTGCAATAACATGTGTAGACCCTGTGGCCTTAGAATCAAAAATAGTCATCGACGCTACTGGACACGACGCAGTTGTTGTTAAATCCTTGGAAGAGAGAGGTTTAGTTGACGCTGAAGGTTTCCAGGGAATGTGGGTGGAAAAATCAGAAGACACCATAGTTGAAAACACCAAAGAAGTCTACCCAGGACTACTGGTTACTGGAATGGCCGTAGCAACCACCTATGGAAGTCCTAGAATGGGGCCAACCTTCGGAGGAATGCTGTTATCCGGTGAAAGAGTAGCAGAAGTAGCCATGGAAAAATTAAAAACAGACAGGACCATTGGAAAACAGGAAAAATGTGAAATAAAGGGTCTAAATAAGGATAAAATGGCCTAA
- the thiI gene encoding tRNA uracil 4-sulfurtransferase ThiI encodes MLDKLIIVRYGEIGVKSPKVRGRFERKLIENIKTVLPYPVDLKQGRIFIYPNDLDKAVETLKKIPGIVSYSPAAKTKTKHDSIKELIEIYIAELVEDGAFSSEDSFAIRCRRVGEHDFTSQEMAAYCGSVVNELTQSKVDLSYPDFELFVEVRQDKTYIYHQKIPGLGGLPVGTQGKVVALVSSGIDSPVATFLMMKRGCSVTMLNFNNYPYTSGSNEKILKIYEKLKEYSAGAKLNLYQVDYGEFLRKCIDEAPDRMTCVLCKSGMYKIAEKIAQKEKALAIIDGSSLGQVASQTLPNILATRHTVALPVLSPLIGLDKVEIENIGKNIGTYDISILPDSDCFAVPKHPETNAELCRVLEALDKIDAKSEFDKVIKSCTLLK; translated from the coding sequence ATGCTGGATAAATTAATAATAGTTCGTTATGGAGAAATAGGGGTCAAAAGCCCTAAAGTAAGGGGCAGATTTGAACGTAAACTGATTGAAAACATCAAAACTGTTCTCCCTTATCCTGTAGATTTAAAACAGGGAAGAATATTTATTTACCCTAATGATCTGGATAAAGCAGTTGAAACTTTAAAGAAAATTCCAGGTATTGTTTCATACAGTCCAGCAGCCAAAACCAAAACTAAACATGATTCTATTAAAGAACTGATTGAAATTTACATTGCTGAATTGGTTGAAGATGGTGCATTCTCTTCAGAAGATTCATTTGCCATCCGTTGCCGGCGGGTGGGTGAACATGATTTTACCAGTCAGGAAATGGCAGCATACTGTGGTTCCGTGGTTAATGAGTTAACCCAATCCAAAGTTGATCTATCTTATCCTGATTTTGAATTATTCGTGGAGGTTCGGCAAGATAAAACCTATATATATCACCAAAAAATTCCTGGACTGGGAGGTTTACCAGTAGGAACCCAAGGAAAAGTAGTAGCTCTTGTTTCAAGCGGTATAGATTCACCAGTGGCCACTTTTCTCATGATGAAGAGAGGGTGCAGTGTCACCATGTTAAACTTCAACAATTATCCCTATACATCAGGGTCTAATGAGAAAATCTTGAAAATATATGAAAAACTGAAAGAATACTCTGCAGGGGCTAAACTGAATCTTTATCAAGTGGATTATGGTGAATTTCTACGCAAATGTATTGATGAAGCTCCTGACCGAATGACTTGCGTACTATGTAAAAGTGGAATGTACAAAATAGCAGAAAAAATAGCCCAGAAAGAGAAAGCTCTGGCTATTATAGATGGTAGTAGTTTAGGACAGGTTGCTTCACAAACACTCCCTAACATATTAGCTACCCGTCACACCGTTGCTTTGCCTGTTTTAAGCCCTTTAATTGGGTTAGACAAGGTAGAAATTGAAAATATTGGTAAGAATATTGGAACTTATGATATATCCATTCTACCGGATAGTGATTGTTTTGCAGTTCCCAAGCACCCTGAAACTAACGCAGAGCTATGCAGGGTTTTAGAAGCCCTTGATAAGATAGATGCTAAAAGTGAATTTGATAAAGTTATTAAATCATGTACCCTGCTAAAATAG
- a CDS encoding HesA/MoeB/ThiF family protein codes for MTLTDGEIKRYSRQTMIFGEEGQEKLKNSKVFIAGAGGLGSPISIYLAVAGVGNITIVDHDIVELSNLNRQILHGDVDINQKKTESAKETLTNLNSDINVNIISDTITDANVKELVGDADLIIGAMDNFETRHTLNKASFELNIPYFHGAVSGFDGQATTIIPGKTACLNCIFPKSPLKAVFPIIGVTPGFIGIIQATEVFKYITGQGKLLENEILLWNGLNTSVEKVKTNKRPDCEVCGKKLN; via the coding sequence ATGACACTTACAGATGGGGAAATAAAACGTTACTCACGTCAAACAATGATATTTGGTGAAGAAGGACAGGAAAAACTTAAAAACTCCAAGGTATTTATTGCAGGTGCTGGAGGGTTGGGTTCGCCCATATCAATATACCTGGCGGTTGCAGGTGTGGGAAACATAACAATTGTCGACCATGATATTGTAGAACTGAGTAATTTAAACCGGCAGATACTACATGGAGATGTGGACATCAACCAGAAAAAAACTGAATCAGCCAAGGAAACTCTGACCAACTTAAATTCAGATATCAACGTCAACATAATATCTGACACCATTACCGATGCAAATGTTAAGGAACTGGTGGGCGATGCAGATCTAATAATAGGTGCAATGGACAACTTTGAAACCAGACACACACTCAATAAAGCCAGTTTTGAATTAAATATTCCCTACTTCCATGGTGCAGTAAGTGGATTTGATGGCCAGGCCACCACAATCATCCCTGGAAAAACTGCATGTTTAAACTGCATATTTCCAAAAAGCCCTTTAAAGGCTGTTTTTCCAATTATAGGTGTAACCCCTGGTTTTATAGGGATAATTCAGGCTACTGAAGTATTTAAATATATTACTGGACAAGGAAAATTATTAGAAAATGAAATTCTCTTATGGAATGGTCTCAACACATCAGTAGAAAAAGTTAAAACTAACAAAAGGCCAGATTGTGAAGTATGTGGTAAAAAGTTAAACTAA
- a CDS encoding CBS domain-containing protein, giving the protein MLVNEMMDKDFIVVSPDDDLIDVSILMEKKLRFTTPVVDEKKKLIGWITSLDVTRGFREGKKKVKEVMYAKEDIVHVKEDDPARLAVLEASEYKVFNIPVINDDDIVVGVVRTFDIVKTLSSLYEIKVYKIFKAMNDELKGVSWDELMEASAIVTRRRTGKRVTAQDYEKRIKNSTFGEAIWATGGLEKFFVGLIAIGELVIARKVAKARK; this is encoded by the coding sequence ATGTTAGTTAATGAAATGATGGACAAAGACTTTATTGTAGTATCCCCCGATGATGACCTGATAGATGTATCCATTTTAATGGAGAAAAAACTTAGATTCACCACACCAGTGGTTGACGAAAAAAAGAAGCTTATTGGATGGATCACTTCCCTGGATGTTACCCGTGGGTTTAGGGAAGGTAAAAAAAAGGTTAAAGAAGTGATGTACGCCAAAGAAGATATTGTCCACGTTAAGGAAGATGATCCGGCACGTTTAGCAGTTCTGGAAGCATCAGAATATAAAGTGTTTAACATACCAGTGATTAACGATGATGACATTGTTGTAGGTGTGGTAAGAACCTTTGATATTGTTAAAACCCTCTCCAGCCTATATGAAATTAAAGTTTACAAGATCTTCAAAGCTATGAACGATGAACTCAAAGGGGTAAGCTGGGATGAGCTCATGGAAGCATCAGCCATAGTAACCCGCAGGCGCACTGGTAAAAGAGTCACTGCCCAGGACTATGAGAAACGGATTAAAAATTCCACCTTTGGAGAAGCAATATGGGCCACAGGAGGACTTGAAAAATTCTTTGTAGGGTTAATTGCCATTGGAGAACTGGTTATTGCCCGGAAAGTAGCCAAAGCAAGGAAATAA
- a CDS encoding 4Fe-4S binding protein produces MDVTFKKKKDVLEGEVALKSMDLEDAREGVKVEIENCVLEDKFITISPECVRCNLCFEECPVNAIEEPKSTRPAKILDNCVKCEICAQTCPVSCIHVIESTTHVEDDDVKYHLKDLKVPHRKLRMKEIRVDPDKCDSYATCVKFCPTGAIQVPEGGIAQIDKETCVGCGACANVCPEGSIELVRELGPVIKTKELLIDHDTCVQCQVCEENCPVDAIKLEGDQVVLDPEKCILCEVCSTKCPVGALKLEMV; encoded by the coding sequence ATGGACGTGACATTCAAAAAAAAGAAAGATGTGCTGGAGGGAGAAGTGGCCCTCAAATCCATGGACTTGGAAGATGCTCGTGAAGGAGTTAAAGTTGAAATTGAAAACTGTGTCCTGGAGGATAAGTTTATAACTATCTCTCCTGAATGTGTCCGTTGCAATCTTTGCTTTGAAGAATGTCCTGTAAATGCCATTGAGGAGCCTAAATCCACCAGACCCGCAAAAATACTTGATAACTGTGTTAAATGCGAAATATGCGCCCAAACATGCCCTGTGAGTTGTATACATGTGATTGAAAGCACCACACATGTGGAAGATGATGATGTTAAATATCACCTAAAGGACCTTAAAGTTCCCCATCGTAAGCTGCGCATGAAAGAAATCCGTGTGGACCCTGATAAATGTGATTCATATGCCACTTGCGTGAAGTTCTGTCCCACTGGAGCTATCCAAGTCCCAGAGGGTGGAATTGCCCAGATCGATAAGGAAACATGTGTTGGTTGTGGGGCATGTGCCAATGTCTGCCCTGAGGGTTCAATAGAACTGGTTAGAGAATTAGGGCCTGTGATTAAGACCAAAGAACTCCTGATAGATCATGATACCTGTGTACAATGCCAAGTCTGTGAAGAAAACTGCCCTGTAGATGCCATTAAACTAGAAGGTGACCAGGTAGTTTTAGACCCTGAAAAATGTATTTTATGCGAAGTTTGTTCTACAAAATGCCCGGTAGGTGCTTTAAAACTGGAGATGGTTTAA